The uncultured Desulfuromonas sp. genome contains the following window.
TTTTCTCCAATATTTCCAACCGGGCAGCCGAGATGATTCAGGAAGACCTTGAAGCGATGGGACCGGTTCGCCTCTCCGATGTCGAAGCAATGCAGCAGACCATTGTCAAGCTGGCACTGAAGCTCGAAGAGGAGGGACAGATTGTGATCCCGGGACGCGGAGCCGGCGATGTCCTGGTCTAAAATTATCCGAGATACTCAGGTGAAGTGCCAATGTGTTGCCATGGCGGACCTCAGTGAGGTGACGCGGGCGAACAAGGGCAGTTTCACTGTTACCGAATGCCCTCAGGAAACCGTGGTGGTGGAGACGCAGGCCTCCGCCTCGGGACAATCGGCAGCGCCGGTTGACGCGGCCCCTGCTGTTGATGTCGAAGCGATTCGCCAGGAAGGTTATGTTGAAGGCAAGCAGGCCGGTCTTGATGAAGCCAATGCCCAGTTATCCAAGGCGACAAAGGCCCTGGCTGAGGCGTGTCGTCAGCTCAATGGACAACGTCAGAAAATGCTTGATGGCAGTCGTGAAGACATGTTGCGAATTGTTCTGGCCATTGCCGAGCGGGTTGTGCTGACGGAGTTGTCGGCCCATCGCGAGGCCATTAACCGTACCATTCAGCAGGCGATTCAGGCAGCGGTGAATGCTGAGGAGTTTCATATCAAGATCAATCCGGCTGACATGGAGGTTGTCCAAGAGCACAAGCCGCTGTTTATTGCCAGCCTGACCGGGTTAACCAATATTGAGTTTGTCGCTGATCCTTCCGTGACTGCTGGTGGCTGTATCCTGGAATCACCGGTTGGTCGCGTCGATGCGACCATTGAAGCCCAAATGGAGGAAATTGTTCAAACCCTGCGTGAGGCTATCAGCGGAGAGTAAATGTCCGAAGTTGAAGCACGAATCAGAGCCTGTAAAACCCTGCGGGTGTGGGGGAAGGTCACTAAAATTGTTGGTTTGGTGATTGAGGGCTATTGTCCTTCGGCTTCAGTGGGGACGCTATGCGAAGTTGTGCCACTGTCGGGTAGCGAGCCCATTGCTGCAGAAGTTGTCGGCTTTCGTGATGGTCTGGCTTTGCTGATGCCGTTAGGGGAGTTGCGCGGTTTGGGGCCGGGCAGTCTGATCCGCGTGCTGCGCACCAGTGCGACCATGCCGGTGGGCGATGCCATGCTTGGGCGTGTGGTTGATGCCATGGGCCACGCCATCGACGGTTTGCCCAACCCGGTTCTCGATCAGGAGATGCCGGTCTACTCGTTGCCGCCAGGGCCAATGCAGCGTAAGAAGATCTCAGAACCTCTCGATCTCGGAGTGCGGGCGATCAATGGACTGCTTACCTGTGGGCGTGGTCAGAGGATGGGGATCATGGCGGGTTCCGGTGTTGGTAAAAGTGTGCTTCTCGG
Protein-coding sequences here:
- a CDS encoding FliH/SctL family protein yields the protein MSWSKIIRDTQVKCQCVAMADLSEVTRANKGSFTVTECPQETVVVETQASASGQSAAPVDAAPAVDVEAIRQEGYVEGKQAGLDEANAQLSKATKALAEACRQLNGQRQKMLDGSREDMLRIVLAIAERVVLTELSAHREAINRTIQQAIQAAVNAEEFHIKINPADMEVVQEHKPLFIASLTGLTNIEFVADPSVTAGGCILESPVGRVDATIEAQMEEIVQTLREAISGE